A genomic stretch from Chloroflexota bacterium includes:
- the lpdA gene encoding dihydrolipoyl dehydrogenase has protein sequence MSDAQQFDLLILGGGMSYVGAIRAAQLGLTVGLVERDKMGGTCLNRGCIPTKAMLETADLLHRVTEQGAEFGLAGGDGITLDYPALGKRRDAVVDKHVNGVEFLMKKNKVTILRGNGTLTSPTSVHVSGGESGEVDATATNLILATGSAPRSLPGLDVDGERIITSDEALQRETVPARVAIVGAGAIGVEWASLYADLGAQVHLIEYLDRIVPLEDADVSKELTRIFKKRNVKIYASSNIDPKSIERTKSGVHFAVEARDGKTRVEMETDVILVAVGRRPVTEGIGLEEIPGVEMERGFVKVDGFMQTGVPHLYAIGDIVPGYALAHVASHEAVVAVEKIAGHDPDPVRMELMPRVTFCRPEIASVGMTEAQATDAGHSVKVGSFPFRALGKATIVGEVDGFAKLVADSESGLLLGAHLIGAHAGDLLAEPTLALLLEGTAAEIAMSVHAHPTLTEVLVEAALAVDGAAIHV, from the coding sequence ATGAGTGACGCGCAGCAGTTCGACCTCCTGATCCTGGGCGGGGGGATGAGCTACGTGGGCGCCATCCGCGCCGCGCAGCTGGGCCTCACGGTCGGCCTGGTGGAGCGCGACAAGATGGGCGGCACCTGCCTGAACCGTGGCTGCATCCCGACCAAGGCGATGCTCGAGACCGCCGACCTGCTGCATCGGGTGACGGAGCAGGGCGCGGAGTTCGGCCTGGCCGGCGGCGACGGCATCACCCTCGACTACCCCGCCCTCGGCAAGCGGCGCGACGCCGTTGTGGACAAGCACGTCAATGGCGTCGAGTTCCTGATGAAGAAGAACAAGGTGACCATCCTGCGCGGCAACGGGACGCTGACCAGCCCGACCAGCGTGCATGTCAGCGGCGGCGAATCCGGCGAGGTGGATGCGACCGCCACGAACCTCATCCTGGCCACCGGCTCGGCGCCGCGCAGCCTGCCCGGGCTGGACGTCGACGGCGAGCGGATCATCACCTCGGACGAGGCGCTGCAGCGCGAGACGGTGCCGGCCCGGGTCGCCATCGTGGGCGCCGGCGCCATCGGCGTGGAGTGGGCCAGCCTGTACGCGGACCTTGGCGCGCAGGTGCACCTGATCGAGTACCTCGACCGCATCGTGCCACTCGAGGACGCGGACGTCAGCAAGGAGTTGACGCGGATCTTCAAGAAGCGAAACGTGAAGATCTACGCCTCGTCGAACATCGACCCCAAGAGCATCGAGCGTACGAAGTCCGGAGTCCACTTCGCGGTCGAGGCTCGCGACGGCAAGACGCGGGTCGAGATGGAGACAGACGTGATCCTGGTGGCGGTCGGCAGGCGCCCGGTGACTGAGGGGATCGGCCTCGAGGAGATTCCCGGGGTCGAGATGGAGCGCGGCTTCGTGAAGGTCGACGGCTTCATGCAGACGGGAGTGCCGCATCTGTATGCCATCGGCGACATCGTGCCGGGCTACGCCCTGGCCCACGTGGCCAGCCACGAGGCGGTGGTCGCGGTCGAGAAGATCGCCGGCCACGACCCGGACCCGGTGCGCATGGAGCTCATGCCGCGCGTCACCTTCTGCCGGCCGGAGATCGCCTCGGTCGGGATGACCGAAGCCCAGGCAACCGATGCCGGCCACAGCGTGAAGGTCGGCTCCTTCCCCTTCCGCGCGCTGGGCAAGGCCACCATCGTGGGCGAGGTCGACGGCTTCGCCAAGCTCGTCGCCGATTCGGAGAGCGGCCTCCTGCTCGGCGCGCACCTGATCGGTGCGCACGCGGGCGACCTCTTGGCCGAGCCGACCCTGGCCTTGCTGCTGGAGGGGACGGCCGCGGAGATCGCGATGTCGGTCCACGCGCACCCGACCCTGACCGAGGTGCTGGTCGAGGCGGCGCTCGCCGTGGATGGCGCCGCGATCCACGTCTGA
- a CDS encoding thioesterase family protein encodes MIDEFRHRTRLEVRLGDLDPFGHVNNAVVATYVEQGRVLYLRDVLGTGVDPVSMPFILAMLKIDYLSQVLFSDAVEVGSRVDWIGRTSIGMSHLLINQEARELARSEAVLVAFDYDIEKPMPVSDSWRTTMVAHEGRPLDRPVTAA; translated from the coding sequence GTGATCGATGAGTTCCGTCACCGCACGCGCCTCGAGGTGCGCCTCGGCGATCTCGACCCCTTTGGCCACGTCAACAATGCCGTCGTCGCCACGTACGTGGAGCAGGGGCGCGTCCTCTACCTGCGCGATGTGCTGGGGACCGGCGTCGATCCGGTCAGCATGCCCTTCATCCTGGCCATGCTGAAGATCGACTACCTGTCGCAGGTGCTGTTCAGCGACGCAGTCGAGGTCGGGTCGCGGGTCGACTGGATCGGACGCACCAGCATCGGCATGTCGCACCTGCTGATCAACCAGGAGGCCCGCGAACTGGCCCGATCCGAAGCGGTGCTGGTCGCGTTCGACTATGACATCGAGAAGCCGATGCCTGTCTCGGACAGCTGGCGCACGACCATGGTGGCCCACGAGGGACGGCCCCTGGATCGACCGGTGACCGCCGCATGA
- a CDS encoding M20 family metallopeptidase, which yields MTLPDGLQAAVAARYARYVGDLASLVGIDCGSYTPAGVNRVATAVSGSLQEIGAAVERIRHLPTGGERQLGDLVIGRLDGSGPRLLLIGHMDTVFEPGTAAERPFKVDGDRATGPGVSDMKGGLLAGLHALAALRSLDRRPSVTFVANPDEEIGSPFSTAHIQGLIAEHDAALVLECARANGDIVSARKGIADYEVTIKGRAAHAGVEPEKGRSAILEAAHKVLALHALNGRWPSATINAGVIEGGTRPNVVAANCRMEVDLRAASASEFEMAAAEMESMVTRPTIEGISVTFRQAAFHPPMERTPGNARLAELTIAIAAELGFELHDALTGGASDANTTSAAGLPTLDGLGPVGGDDHSPDEWLDLSSVVPRTTLLAALIDRVAEAI from the coding sequence GTGACCCTCCCCGATGGCCTCCAGGCTGCCGTCGCCGCGCGCTACGCGCGCTACGTGGGCGACCTTGCCAGCCTGGTCGGCATCGACTGCGGGTCGTACACGCCGGCCGGGGTCAACCGCGTCGCGACCGCCGTCAGCGGGTCCTTGCAGGAGATTGGCGCGGCGGTCGAGCGGATCCGGCACCTCCCAACCGGCGGAGAGCGGCAGCTAGGCGACCTCGTCATCGGGCGCCTCGATGGATCGGGCCCACGCCTGCTGCTCATCGGTCACATGGACACCGTCTTCGAGCCCGGCACCGCGGCGGAGCGACCGTTCAAGGTCGATGGCGATCGGGCCACGGGTCCGGGTGTCAGCGACATGAAGGGCGGGCTGCTGGCGGGCCTGCACGCGCTGGCCGCGCTGCGCAGTCTGGACCGTCGTCCATCCGTGACCTTCGTCGCCAACCCCGACGAGGAGATCGGCTCGCCCTTCAGCACCGCGCACATCCAGGGGCTCATCGCGGAACACGACGCGGCCCTGGTGCTGGAATGCGCGCGTGCCAACGGGGACATCGTCAGCGCGCGCAAGGGGATCGCCGATTACGAGGTCACCATCAAGGGACGCGCGGCGCACGCCGGAGTCGAGCCGGAGAAGGGTCGCAGCGCCATCCTCGAGGCGGCGCACAAGGTGCTCGCCCTCCACGCCCTGAACGGGCGCTGGCCCAGCGCGACGATCAACGCCGGGGTGATCGAGGGCGGCACCCGTCCCAACGTGGTCGCGGCGAACTGCCGCATGGAGGTCGACCTTCGGGCGGCGAGCGCCTCGGAGTTCGAGATGGCCGCGGCCGAGATGGAGAGCATGGTCACGCGCCCCACCATCGAGGGCATCTCGGTCACGTTCCGCCAGGCGGCCTTCCATCCGCCCATGGAACGAACTCCGGGCAATGCGCGTTTGGCAGAACTGACCATCGCCATCGCCGCGGAGCTTGGCTTCGAGCTGCACGACGCGCTGACCGGTGGGGCGAGCGACGCGAACACGACCAGCGCCGCGGGACTGCCCACGCTTGACGGGCTCGGCCCGGTCGGCGGCGACGACCATTCGCCCGACGAATGGCTCGACCTGTCGAGCGTCGTCCCGCGCACCACCCTCCTCGCCGCCCTGATCGACCGGGTCGCCGAAGCGATCTGA
- a CDS encoding Mur ligase family protein, giving the protein MPNDARQQAEVELLELRVLDGPNRFFNRPAIKLEFGSETPFAASEVAAAAALALRRLHVALDLPVPRVTVRHSHDHRRAAIAFPWRRRARSQAIAAAAGRIAAGVSTARQELRALRAVAPGPMPNLPRPRIPVVAITGTNGKSTTTRLIAHIAAHAGLKVGMTNSDGIYIGSELVEAGDWTGFGGAGRVLAEPKLELAVLETARGGILLRGIGYAANDVAVVTNVSADHLGLQGIDTLDELAEVKGAVTRITKRSGWVVLNADDPRAWRMRRETKGSWYPFTLDPDNPRIELALDRGGRAAVVQRGWLILLGAGRRPQRVARVADLPVTFAGLAEYNVANALAAAAAADSLGIPASTIAEGLRSFALDSELNPGRLNLYERRGLLVVVDFAHNEAGLAGLLEVCRKLTQASARASRHGRGKVRLGIGTAGDRTEEILHGLGRLAGAQADDVVIAEKRHYLRGRDPDEMNEIMRSGVYEAGYMGPVEAYATELEALQALLARAHRGDVVAVMTHVERAEFFTWLETEGFRPVAFDRLRKLVGA; this is encoded by the coding sequence ATGCCGAACGACGCGCGGCAGCAGGCCGAGGTCGAGCTGCTCGAGCTGCGCGTGCTGGACGGCCCCAATCGGTTCTTCAACCGCCCCGCCATCAAGCTCGAATTCGGGTCCGAGACGCCATTTGCGGCCTCAGAGGTGGCTGCCGCCGCCGCGCTGGCACTGCGCCGTCTCCACGTCGCGCTGGACCTGCCCGTGCCTCGCGTCACCGTTCGCCATTCGCACGACCATCGCCGCGCGGCCATCGCCTTCCCGTGGCGACGGCGCGCGCGGTCGCAGGCGATCGCGGCAGCTGCCGGACGAATCGCCGCGGGCGTCAGCACGGCACGCCAGGAGCTGCGCGCCCTGCGGGCGGTGGCGCCCGGGCCCATGCCCAACCTGCCGCGGCCCCGTATCCCGGTGGTGGCGATCACCGGCACCAACGGCAAGAGCACCACCACCCGCCTGATCGCGCACATCGCAGCGCACGCGGGCCTGAAGGTGGGGATGACCAACTCCGACGGGATCTACATCGGCTCCGAGTTGGTCGAGGCGGGGGATTGGACCGGCTTCGGCGGTGCCGGCCGCGTCCTCGCCGAGCCGAAGCTGGAGCTGGCCGTGCTGGAGACGGCGCGGGGCGGAATCCTGCTGCGGGGGATCGGCTATGCCGCCAACGACGTGGCGGTGGTGACCAACGTTTCGGCCGATCACCTGGGCCTGCAGGGGATCGACACGCTCGACGAGCTCGCCGAGGTGAAGGGCGCCGTGACCCGCATCACCAAGCGCTCGGGCTGGGTGGTGCTGAATGCCGATGATCCGCGAGCCTGGCGCATGCGCCGCGAGACGAAGGGCAGCTGGTACCCGTTCACGCTCGACCCGGACAACCCCCGGATCGAGCTGGCCCTCGACCGTGGCGGCCGAGCCGCCGTCGTGCAGCGCGGCTGGCTGATCCTGCTGGGAGCGGGCCGCCGTCCGCAGCGCGTGGCCCGCGTGGCCGACCTGCCCGTCACGTTCGCCGGCCTGGCCGAGTACAACGTGGCCAACGCCCTGGCCGCCGCGGCCGCCGCCGACTCGCTGGGAATCCCGGCCAGCACGATCGCCGAGGGCCTGCGCAGCTTCGCTCTCGATAGCGAGCTGAATCCGGGCCGGCTCAACCTGTATGAGCGCCGTGGTCTGCTGGTGGTGGTCGACTTCGCCCATAACGAGGCCGGCCTTGCCGGGCTGCTGGAGGTGTGCCGCAAGCTGACCCAGGCCTCGGCCCGCGCCTCGCGCCACGGGCGGGGGAAGGTGCGACTGGGGATCGGCACGGCGGGCGACCGTACCGAGGAGATCCTCCATGGCCTGGGCCGACTCGCGGGCGCGCAGGCCGACGACGTGGTGATCGCCGAGAAGCGGCATTACCTGCGCGGGCGCGATCCCGACGAGATGAACGAGATCATGCGATCGGGGGTGTACGAGGCAGGGTACATGGGGCCGGTCGAGGCCTATGCGACCGAGCTGGAGGCGCTCCAGGCGCTCCTCGCGCGCGCACATCGCGGCGACGTGGTGGCCGTCATGACCCACGTGGAGCGCGCGGAGTTCTTCACCTGGCTGGAGACGGAGGGGTTTCGGCCGGTCGCTTTCGACCGGCTGCGGAAGCTGGTCGGCGCCTAG
- the cphA gene encoding cyanophycin synthetase, producing MRIIETRVYRGPNYWSYDPTIKLVVDLGVLEAFPTNKIPGFTDALLSMLPGVGLHSCSTGRAGGFTKRLRDGTWVGHVAEHIALQLQRDAGTEVGRGKTRGTGEPGRYHVVYSYAEESVGLAAGRLAVRLVNHLVEPSPDFNLATEFEQLVLLAERAAFGPSTQALLDEASLRDIPWIRLNDQSLVQLGHGVYQKRIRATMTSSTSSLGVDIASDKKLTNKLLAGTGVPVPRADVVRNADEAVAAAARVGYPVAVKPLDGNHGRGVILNLADAPAVRDGYAIARRESRNGGVVVESFLTGNDYRCLVIGGTLRAVAERIPAHVDGDGTHTLAELIEATNADPRRGIGHEKVLTRINVDEESIGYAKEQGFALTDAPPAETRVFLKRTGNMSTGGISIDRTDEIHPENAEIAELAARVVGLDIAGIDFICPDISVPVRETGGGIVEVNAAPGFRMHTHPTEGEAQYVAKPVIDMLFPPGSAARIPIVAVTGSNGKTTTARMISHILKGMGRKVGMTSTDGIVVDGRLIRRGDMSGPKSASTVLQNPNVEMAVFEVARGGILREGLGYDRNDVAVVLNVTGDHLGLGGITSMRQLAAVKQVLVEAVPRDGTAVLNADDPLVAAMGRHCSGSVIYFSMDPNNESIRRQASRGRRAVTLEPGRNGDMIVLRQGRKNLPLVWTHLLPATFEGRARMNVQNALAAAAATWAAGAHLHDVRQGLRTFTTSYFMAPGRLNMFELDGYRVIVDYAHNAPAVSALGEFVDRLAEPSASGRRALVTGQRIGVLATAGDRRDDDIAELGRIAAAYFDTIIVREDANNRGRKVGDTAALIERGVREAMAGGARCANVETVLDEMDATRHALDMGHEGDVVVVCVDHANAVWKELQRRQHGGASSEMSVAIDEPIDVLDDEMVAIEVDG from the coding sequence CTGCGCATCATCGAGACGCGCGTCTACCGCGGACCGAACTACTGGAGCTACGACCCCACCATCAAGCTGGTCGTCGACCTGGGGGTGCTGGAGGCCTTCCCCACCAACAAGATCCCCGGCTTCACCGACGCGCTGCTCTCGATGCTCCCGGGGGTCGGCCTGCACTCCTGCTCAACCGGCCGGGCCGGTGGCTTCACCAAGCGCCTGCGCGACGGCACCTGGGTCGGGCACGTCGCCGAGCACATCGCCCTCCAGCTGCAGCGCGACGCCGGCACCGAGGTCGGGCGTGGCAAGACGCGCGGCACCGGCGAGCCGGGGCGCTATCACGTGGTCTACTCCTATGCCGAAGAGAGCGTCGGCCTGGCTGCCGGACGGCTGGCGGTGCGCCTGGTCAACCACCTGGTCGAGCCGTCGCCCGACTTCAACCTGGCAACCGAGTTCGAGCAGCTGGTCCTGCTCGCCGAGCGGGCGGCCTTCGGCCCCTCCACCCAGGCGCTGCTCGACGAGGCCAGCCTGCGCGACATCCCGTGGATCCGGCTCAACGACCAGTCCCTGGTACAGCTCGGGCACGGGGTCTACCAGAAGCGGATCCGGGCCACCATGACCTCGAGCACCAGCTCGCTGGGCGTGGACATCGCCTCGGACAAGAAGCTCACCAACAAGCTCCTGGCCGGCACCGGCGTGCCGGTCCCCCGCGCCGATGTGGTCCGCAACGCGGACGAGGCGGTGGCCGCCGCGGCGCGTGTCGGCTACCCCGTGGCGGTCAAGCCGCTCGATGGCAATCACGGCCGTGGCGTGATCCTCAACCTCGCCGATGCGCCAGCCGTCCGCGACGGCTACGCGATCGCCCGCAGGGAGTCCCGCAACGGCGGCGTCGTGGTGGAGAGCTTCCTGACCGGCAACGACTACCGCTGCCTGGTGATCGGCGGCACGCTGCGCGCGGTGGCGGAGCGGATTCCGGCCCATGTCGATGGCGACGGGACGCATACCCTCGCCGAGCTGATCGAGGCCACCAATGCCGATCCGCGACGCGGCATCGGCCACGAGAAGGTGCTGACCCGCATCAACGTGGACGAGGAGTCGATCGGGTATGCCAAGGAGCAGGGATTCGCGCTGACCGACGCGCCGCCGGCGGAGACGCGCGTCTTCCTGAAGCGGACCGGCAACATGAGCACCGGCGGCATCAGCATCGACCGCACCGATGAGATCCACCCCGAGAACGCGGAGATCGCCGAGCTTGCCGCCCGGGTGGTGGGGCTCGACATCGCCGGCATCGACTTCATCTGCCCCGATATCAGCGTCCCGGTGCGCGAGACCGGCGGGGGCATCGTGGAGGTCAACGCCGCGCCAGGCTTCCGGATGCACACCCACCCGACCGAGGGCGAGGCGCAGTACGTCGCCAAGCCGGTCATCGACATGCTCTTCCCGCCCGGATCGGCCGCCCGCATCCCGATCGTGGCGGTCACCGGCAGCAACGGCAAGACGACCACCGCCCGCATGATCTCGCACATCCTCAAGGGGATGGGGCGCAAGGTCGGCATGACCAGCACCGACGGCATCGTGGTCGATGGGCGCCTCATCCGCCGCGGCGACATGAGCGGCCCCAAGTCCGCGTCCACCGTCCTTCAGAACCCCAACGTGGAGATGGCTGTCTTCGAGGTCGCCCGTGGCGGCATCCTGCGCGAGGGCCTTGGCTACGACCGCAACGACGTGGCGGTGGTCCTCAACGTAACCGGCGACCACCTGGGGCTGGGCGGGATCACCTCGATGCGCCAGCTGGCTGCCGTCAAGCAGGTGCTGGTAGAGGCGGTACCACGCGACGGGACCGCCGTCCTCAACGCCGATGATCCGCTCGTGGCGGCGATGGGTCGCCACTGCTCCGGATCGGTCATCTACTTCAGCATGGATCCGAACAACGAATCGATCCGCCGCCAGGCAAGCCGTGGCCGCCGGGCGGTGACGCTCGAGCCGGGACGCAACGGCGACATGATCGTCCTGCGCCAGGGGCGCAAGAACCTGCCGCTGGTCTGGACCCACCTGCTGCCGGCGACCTTCGAGGGGCGGGCACGCATGAACGTGCAGAACGCCCTGGCGGCTGCGGCTGCGACGTGGGCGGCCGGCGCGCATCTGCATGACGTTCGCCAGGGCCTGCGTACCTTCACAACCAGCTACTTCATGGCCCCGGGGCGCCTGAACATGTTCGAGCTCGACGGATACCGGGTGATCGTCGACTACGCGCACAACGCGCCGGCGGTGTCGGCGCTGGGCGAGTTCGTGGACCGGCTGGCCGAGCCGTCAGCCAGCGGCCGGCGGGCGCTGGTCACCGGCCAGCGGATCGGGGTGCTGGCCACCGCCGGCGACCGACGCGACGACGACATCGCCGAGCTGGGCCGGATCGCCGCCGCGTACTTCGACACGATCATCGTGCGCGAGGACGCGAACAACCGCGGGCGCAAGGTCGGCGACACCGCGGCCCTCATCGAACGGGGCGTGCGCGAAGCGATGGCGGGGGGCGCACGCTGCGCCAACGTCGAGACGGTGCTCGACGAGATGGACGCGACCCGCCACGCGCTGGACATGGGGCACGAGGGCGACGTGGTCGTGGTCTGCGTCGACCACGCCAATGCCGTGTGGAAGGAGCTCCAGCGCCGGCAGCACGGCGGGGCATCGTCGGAAATGTCCGTGGCAATCGACGAGCCGATCGACGTGCTGGACGACGAGATGGTCGCCATCGAGGTCGACGGCTAG
- a CDS encoding cyanophycinase: MAHPSRPGAARPGHLLIIGGAEEKLRQRQILSRFASLAGGAEGRVAIVSTASSLGDEATDLYRALFAQLGVPDVIGLRPITREEANDQALAGQLADATGIFMTGGNQLRLSSVIGGTALGRAIIERHRQGAIIAGTSAGASAISSHMVAFGTSGTSPKQRMTQMSAGLGLLPGVIIDQHFEQRNRIGRLLALIAQSPALIGMGVDEDTAALVSPSGVMEVLGKGSVTILDPARIETDAYEVKRHRPIMVSGVILHSLPSGYRFDLRRRRLLTPLRSVELSERQQTQLLAAGDKARRLIRRVAAEGADDTAPERARRRAMRAHRDEEASE; this comes from the coding sequence ATGGCCCATCCCTCACGCCCGGGCGCCGCCCGCCCAGGTCACCTGCTGATCATCGGCGGCGCTGAGGAGAAGCTTCGACAGCGACAGATCCTGTCGCGCTTCGCCTCGCTGGCCGGCGGGGCGGAGGGGCGGGTGGCGATCGTCTCGACCGCCTCGTCCCTGGGCGACGAGGCGACCGACCTGTACCGGGCCCTCTTCGCGCAGCTCGGGGTCCCGGACGTCATCGGCCTGCGACCCATCACCCGGGAAGAGGCAAATGACCAGGCGCTCGCCGGACAGCTGGCCGACGCGACCGGCATCTTCATGACCGGCGGCAACCAGCTCCGGCTCTCCAGCGTGATCGGCGGCACCGCGCTGGGGAGGGCCATCATCGAGCGCCACCGTCAGGGCGCGATCATCGCCGGCACCAGCGCCGGCGCCTCGGCCATCAGCAGTCACATGGTCGCCTTCGGCACCAGTGGGACCTCGCCCAAGCAGCGCATGACCCAGATGAGCGCTGGCCTGGGGCTCCTGCCCGGCGTGATCATCGACCAGCATTTCGAGCAGCGGAATCGGATCGGGCGCCTGCTGGCCCTGATCGCGCAGTCGCCGGCCCTGATCGGGATGGGAGTCGACGAGGACACCGCCGCGCTGGTCAGCCCGTCGGGCGTGATGGAGGTGCTCGGCAAGGGGTCGGTCACCATCCTCGACCCCGCCAGGATCGAGACCGATGCCTACGAGGTCAAACGCCACCGGCCGATCATGGTCAGCGGCGTCATCCTGCACTCCCTGCCGAGCGGCTACCGCTTCGACCTGCGCCGCCGGCGCCTCCTCACCCCGCTCCGTTCGGTCGAACTGAGCGAGCGACAGCAGACGCAGCTGCTCGCAGCCGGCGACAAGGCGCGCCGCCTGATTCGGCGCGTGGCGGCCGAGGGGGCCGACGACACCGCCCCGGAGCGTGCTCGGCGACGCGCGATGCGAGCCCACCGCGACGAAGAGGCGAGCGAGTGA
- a CDS encoding J domain-containing protein, with product MSSTDRADDGRVDLRDYYEVLGAEPSATVAELRAAFREAVLRHHPDRSAQDSLATRRTSVLNRAWSELRDPVRRLHYDHALERGGAATLAWPLGSGEAPSPVRRQRRAARPVRTPWHMPEFRSVHGFRVPTQVFMAGPAAQRAWIVANHIDGQDWREHRERYWLRFAANYYRDRGRTDDWLGAMERLVELDGTFETLVHADLRPAYVAAQEFLRGTGFLRTVALQYATGSAQRKWVDRELRALLAEYRDARVRKGRPEDRAEAAELLLNYLEALEMPPAFADVRAAIMAHLRAGHAGRAAELLERAVAAPITEPARRFSMVQLLTEGGQLDRASAMLAEIARGDHPEALDRRRLRGDPARRISAARVRLERARQRAAG from the coding sequence ATGTCCAGCACTGATCGGGCCGATGACGGTCGCGTCGATCTCCGCGATTACTACGAGGTGCTCGGCGCCGAGCCATCGGCCACGGTGGCGGAGCTGCGCGCGGCCTTTCGCGAGGCGGTGCTGCGCCATCATCCGGATCGCAGTGCCCAGGATTCGCTGGCCACGCGGCGCACCTCGGTCCTGAACCGCGCCTGGAGCGAACTGCGCGACCCCGTCCGCCGCCTGCACTACGACCATGCCCTGGAGCGGGGTGGCGCGGCGACGCTCGCCTGGCCGCTCGGCTCGGGCGAGGCGCCGTCGCCGGTTCGGCGTCAGCGCCGCGCGGCGCGCCCGGTCCGCACGCCGTGGCACATGCCCGAGTTCCGCAGCGTGCATGGCTTCCGCGTCCCGACCCAGGTCTTCATGGCCGGCCCCGCGGCGCAGCGAGCATGGATCGTGGCCAACCACATCGACGGCCAGGACTGGCGCGAGCACAGGGAGCGCTATTGGCTCCGCTTCGCTGCCAACTACTACCGGGACCGCGGGCGAACGGACGACTGGCTCGGCGCCATGGAGCGGCTGGTCGAGCTGGACGGCACCTTCGAGACGCTGGTGCACGCCGACCTGCGGCCGGCCTACGTCGCTGCGCAGGAATTCCTTCGCGGAACCGGCTTCCTCCGGACGGTGGCGCTGCAATACGCCACCGGCAGCGCGCAGCGGAAATGGGTCGATCGCGAGCTGCGCGCACTGCTGGCCGAGTACCGCGACGCTCGCGTGCGCAAGGGACGGCCCGAGGACCGCGCGGAGGCGGCCGAGCTGCTCCTCAATTACCTCGAGGCGCTCGAGATGCCGCCCGCCTTCGCGGACGTGCGGGCCGCGATCATGGCCCACCTGCGCGCCGGCCACGCGGGCCGCGCCGCCGAACTCCTGGAACGAGCAGTGGCTGCGCCGATCACGGAGCCCGCGCGCCGGTTCAGCATGGTCCAGCTCCTGACGGAGGGCGGTCAGCTGGATCGCGCCTCAGCCATGCTGGCCGAGATCGCCCGCGGGGATCACCCTGAGGCCCTCGACCGGCGCCGCCTGCGCGGAGATCCGGCCCGTCGTATCTCGGCTGCTCGCGTCCGCCTCGAACGCGCTCGGCAGCGCGCCGCGGGCTGA
- a CDS encoding pitrilysin family protein: MTTTVNPMRPAAGVPRPYHFPSFSRRQLKNGLNVWTIPVAGSTLVNVHLLVDAGAAAEDEPHGGIAALTAQLLVTGTRRLDASAFAEATERLGIEVSSESSWDSARAAFQSLPRHLDEGLGLLAEMVREPRFEAGEFERLKAERLADILQSRSDPGRLADETFLLHVYAADTPYRRLSAGSPETVETLSRDDVIDFHGTHYRPGLAHLVIAGSFDEEAVAASVERHLASWEGIGPGHRTIASHAGGVRRIVIVNRPGSVQSELRVGHIGIDRYDPRYFPAIVMSTALGGMFGSRLNRRLREELGYTYGARSGFDARRSAGVFTAAAAVQTDVTAPAISELVALLEATRTAPFGEAEITEARDFQIGIFPLRFESTGGIAAAIEPIAVYGLAEDFWQTYRDRMEAVGATEAHSAATELIRPAELLILAVGDADVIRNDVEALGIAPVEVVPAP; encoded by the coding sequence ATGACCACCACCGTCAACCCGATGCGGCCCGCCGCGGGCGTACCGCGCCCCTACCACTTCCCGTCGTTCTCGCGCCGGCAGCTGAAGAACGGCCTCAACGTGTGGACCATCCCGGTCGCCGGCTCGACCCTCGTCAACGTGCACCTGCTGGTCGACGCCGGTGCCGCGGCCGAGGATGAGCCGCACGGCGGCATCGCTGCACTGACCGCCCAGCTGCTGGTGACCGGCACGCGGCGGCTGGACGCATCGGCCTTCGCCGAGGCAACGGAGCGACTGGGGATCGAGGTCAGCAGCGAGTCGAGCTGGGACAGCGCCCGTGCCGCATTCCAGTCGCTGCCACGACATCTCGACGAGGGGCTCGGCCTGCTGGCGGAGATGGTGCGCGAGCCGCGCTTCGAGGCCGGCGAGTTCGAGCGCCTCAAGGCGGAGCGGCTGGCCGATATCCTCCAGTCTCGCTCGGATCCCGGTCGGCTCGCCGACGAAACCTTCCTCCTGCACGTCTATGCGGCCGACACCCCGTATCGCCGCCTCTCGGCCGGCAGCCCGGAGACCGTCGAGACGCTCTCCCGCGACGACGTGATCGACTTCCACGGGACGCATTACCGGCCGGGGTTGGCGCACCTCGTCATCGCCGGCTCCTTCGACGAGGAGGCCGTGGCGGCGTCGGTCGAGCGTCACCTGGCGAGCTGGGAAGGTATCGGTCCGGGCCACCGCACCATCGCCTCGCACGCCGGCGGCGTCCGAAGGATCGTGATCGTGAATCGACCCGGATCGGTGCAGAGCGAGTTGCGGGTCGGACACATCGGGATCGACCGCTACGACCCGCGCTACTTCCCCGCCATCGTCATGTCGACGGCGCTGGGCGGCATGTTCGGATCGCGCCTCAACCGACGGCTTCGCGAGGAGCTGGGTTATACCTACGGGGCACGAAGCGGGTTCGATGCGCGGCGGTCCGCCGGCGTCTTCACGGCCGCCGCGGCGGTGCAGACGGACGTGACCGCACCCGCCATCAGCGAGCTGGTTGCCCTGCTCGAGGCGACGCGCACCGCGCCGTTCGGAGAGGCGGAGATCACCGAGGCGCGTGACTTCCAGATCGGCATCTTCCCGTTGCGCTTCGAATCGACAGGGGGCATCGCCGCCGCGATCGAACCGATCGCCGTCTACGGCCTGGCCGAGGACTTCTGGCAGACGTATCGCGACCGGATGGAGGCGGTCGGTGCGACCGAGGCCCACTCCGCGGCGACCGAGCTGATCCGCCCGGCCGAGCTGCTCATCCTGGCGGTGGGCGACGCGGACGTGATTCGCAACGACGTCGAGGCGCTCGGGATCGCCCCGGTCGAGGTCGTCCCGGCCCCCTAG